In the Acidimicrobiales bacterium genome, CTCGTCTCGGTGCTCCTCATCCTCCCTGAGCTCGAACGCAGCGCCGACCTCGCCGAGCACATCGCGCAGCGAGCGGTCACCCGCCTCGGTTCGGAGATGACCGCCGTGAGCCGTGGCATCGTGCAGCGGATGTCGGACGTCGCGGTCGACATGTGGCAGGCCACGGGGGACGCCTACGCCAGCAGGGCGCTCGCCGGGGTGGCGCTCGACGCCGCCGACGAGGAGCTCGACCTGCTCCGGGACCGCCTCGTCGCCGAGGTCGCCGCCGGGGCGATGACGAGCATGGTGAGCGGGCAGGTGACCCTCCTCGGCCGCTTCTACGAGCGCCTCGGCGACCACGCCGTGAACCTCGCCCGCCGCATCGAGTCCTTCGCCGATCCGGGAGGGCCGCGTACCGCCGACTGAGCGCGCGTGGTCCATGCCGGCGGCGCGCCAAGATGGAGTGGTGCGCGCCGGTGCCGACAGCAAGGAGGCTTTGCCCACCTCGGCGCGGCGGCGTTCGCGCTGGCTCACCCGCCGCGCCCTGCTCGCGCACCTCGCGATCCTGATCTGGTTCCCGGGCTGTCTGGTCGCCGGCCGCTGGCAGGTCTCGGTAGCCCTCGCCGGTGACCACCTCGCCTACCTCTACTCGGTGGAGTGGCCAGTCTTCGCCCTCTTCGGGCTCGTCGTCTGGTGGCACCTCGTCCACGACGACCCCGAGAGCGTCGGCGGGCGCGCGCTGCTGCGCCTGCGCGCCACCCGCCCCGCCGAGACGGGCCCGGGGGCACCGGTCACCCGCCGGCCGGACGAGGAGGACGAGCGCCTCGCCGCCTACAACGACTTCCTCGAGGAGCTCGCCGCGAAGGACCGCCCGAAGTCCTGGCGCCGCTCGTGAGCGGCTCGCTCGCCCGCTACCGGGTGATGGCCTACCTCGTCGGAAGCGGGCTGCTCGTGCTGTGCCTGGTCGGTATCCCGCTCCAGTACCTCGGGAACGCGCCGGGCGTGGTGCAGGTCGTCGGGCCGATCCACGGCTTCTTGTACATCGCCTACCTGGTCGCCGCCTACGACCTCGCGCGGCGCGCCCGCTTCACCCTCCTGCAGCTCGCGGCGATGGTCGGGGCGGGGCTCGTCCCCGGCCTCGCCTTCGTGCTGGAGCGGCGCGTGGTGCGCCGCGTCCACGAGGAGGAGGCGGCGGGGCTCGTGGGCTCCCACCTCGTCCCGCGCGTCGCGCTGCGGTCGACCCCGGCGGCGCCGACCGAGGAGGGCGGGTAGTGGAGCTCCTCTACCACCTGGCGCTCCGCGCCAACTGGGAGGCGGCGCTCGCCGCCGGCAGCTACCGGATCTCCTCGATCGACAGCACCCTCGAGGAGGAGGGCTTCATCCACTGTTCCTTCGCGGGGCAGGTGCAGGGGACGGCCGACCGCTTCTACGGCGGGCGCGACGACGTCCTCCTCCTCGAGATCGACCCCGAGCGCCTCGAAGCCGAGGTGCGCGTCGAGGCGGCCAAGCCCGACGCCCGCGGCTTTCCCCACATCTACGGCCCGCTGCCGACCGGGGCGGTGCGCTCGGCCACCTCGGTCGCGCTCGGTGACGACGGGCTGCTGCGCACCGGGCTCGCCCCCGGCTAACCCCGCGGCGGACGGACTGGGCGGACCGCCCAGCCGTCGGGGCCGTCGCTCACCGCGACCCGCGCCCCGAAGCGCTCGGAGATCGCCTCCTCGGTGAGGATCTCGGCGGGCCGGCCGCAGCCGATCGCCTCGCCGCCGTCGAGGAGCAGGACCTCGTCCGCGTACTGCGCGGCGAGGGAGAGGTCGTGCAGCGCGCTCACCACGCAGAGCGCGCGCTCGTGGCGGAGCAGGTCGGCGAGCTCGAGGAAGCGCTGGCTGTGCCCGAGATCGAGCGAGGAGGTCGGCTCGTCGAGCACGAGGACCGGTGCCTGCTGCGCGAAGGCGCGCGCGAGCACGGCGCGCTGCCCCTCGCCGCCCGAGAGGGTGCCGAGGGTGCGCCCGGCGAGCGCGCCGAGCTCGAGGCGCTCGATCGCCTCGCTGACGACGACGCGGTCGCGCGGCCCCTCGCCCCCGAGCAGGGACTGGTAGGGGGTGCGTCCGAGCAGGACGTAGTCGGCCACCGTCATCGTCCCCGGCAGCACGGGGCGCTGCGGCACGTAGGCGACGAGGCGGGCCGCGGCGCGGCGGTCGCTCAACGGGCGGGGCGAGCCGTCGAAGGTGACGCTCCCCTCGTGGGGGACGAGACCGGTGATCGCCCGCAGCAGCGTCGACTTGCCGGCGCCGTTCGGGCCGACGAGGCACAGCCATCCGCCGCGCGCGACCGAGAGGGCGATGCCCGAGAGGATGCGCCGCCCGCCGAGCTCCACGCCGAGGCCCTCGGCGGTGAGCATCAGCCCATCCTCCGGCTCTGGCGCAGTACGACGAGGAAGAAGGGGGCCCCGAGGAAGGCGGTGACGACGCCGAGGGGGATCGTGCCCGGGGCGAGCACGTTCTGCGCGAGGAGGTCGCAGAGGACGAGGAAGCCCCCTCCGCACAGGAGCGAGAGCGGCAGGATCCGCCGGTAGCTCGGCCCGAGGAAGAGACGGACCGTGTGCGGGACGATGATCCCGACGAAGCCGATCAGCCCGCTCACCGAGACCGCCGCTGCGGTGCCGAGGGTGGCGGCGGCGACGACGACGAGGCGCAGGCGCGCCGAGCG is a window encoding:
- a CDS encoding ABC transporter ATP-binding protein — translated: MLTAEGLGVELGGRRILSGIALSVARGGWLCLVGPNGAGKSTLLRAITGLVPHEGSVTFDGSPRPLSDRRAAARLVAYVPQRPVLPGTMTVADYVLLGRTPYQSLLGGEGPRDRVVVSEAIERLELGALAGRTLGTLSGGEGQRAVLARAFAQQAPVLVLDEPTSSLDLGHSQRFLELADLLRHERALCVVSALHDLSLAAQYADEVLLLDGGEAIGCGRPAEILTEEAISERFGARVAVSDGPDGWAVRPVRPPRG
- a CDS encoding DUF952 domain-containing protein, with the protein product MELLYHLALRANWEAALAAGSYRISSIDSTLEEEGFIHCSFAGQVQGTADRFYGGRDDVLLLEIDPERLEAEVRVEAAKPDARGFPHIYGPLPTGAVRSATSVALGDDGLLRTGLAPG
- a CDS encoding DUF3817 domain-containing protein, coding for MSGSLARYRVMAYLVGSGLLVLCLVGIPLQYLGNAPGVVQVVGPIHGFLYIAYLVAAYDLARRARFTLLQLAAMVGAGLVPGLAFVLERRVVRRVHEEEAAGLVGSHLVPRVALRSTPAAPTEEGG
- a CDS encoding PhoU domain-containing protein → MAASPDSPVHVNQRIAQLFALVTEALAGATDALLRTDVLHAEAIIAADRSVDELTEELVQIVWGEIARSAGDLPELRRLVSVLLILPELERSADLAEHIAQRAVTRLGSEMTAVSRGIVQRMSDVAVDMWQATGDAYASRALAGVALDAADEELDLLRDRLVAEVAAGAMTSMVSGQVTLLGRFYERLGDHAVNLARRIESFADPGGPRTAD